Genomic window (Sphaerodactylus townsendi isolate TG3544 linkage group LG12, MPM_Stown_v2.3, whole genome shotgun sequence):
GCTCAGTTCGCcaggagaatatggctgcttcagaaagtggatcctatggcattatatcccattgaagtccctcaggctacacccctaaaatctccaacTATTTCCtgatccagagctggcaaccccaaccGGGCTTCTTGGCTTCTTTGAGATCTAGGATTTCCCTGTTGTGGAATCAATTTGCCCAGTCCAGACTACCAAGTAATTTATTTGGCTACTGAAGTGGTGTTGCTTAACAGCCTTGGCTGTTGTATAACACTGGGCTGTAGACTTTCAGGCTGTTCCCACATATAGAATTTTTTTCAGGCAACATTATGCTATTTCCAGATTTTGAGAAGGGATGCTCACGCGGCGGCATTGAGGGCTGAGATTCACAGAGAAGAAATGGCTTGCATGTCTTGTGTGTTCTTTGCACAGGTCTTGGCCACACAGTACTATACCAAACCCCTCCTATCTTTCCATCAAATCAATGCCTTCGAAGATCAAGGCTGCATTGTCCTTGATCTCTGTTGTCAAGGTGATGGGGGAGCCATGGACATCTACCGACTACACAACCTCCGCAAGACAGGAGAAGCCCTGGACCAGGTAAAACTCTGAGGACCCTCTTGAATGCAAGTCTTCGTTAAAGGTCACAGAACTTCATTAATCTACTTATATTCCAGCCAATTTTATGCATCAgtggagttgccaacttccaggtggggcctggagatctcctgatctCCGGATCAGACCGTTGGACCTGGagaaccaagatcagttcctctgaagaaaatggctgctttggaaggtggagtctatggcattgtaccttgctgaggtccctccccaggctccacccccaaaatctccaggaacttcctaacctagaggtggcaaccctagtcagTTTTCATACACAGACTCAGAGCCgccttggtcatggcaccaaatctCTGGAACTCCCCAAAGTGATTCctttgtccccttctgttgccatcttcctccAGGGAattaagactttttttgttttgtttgacaccTCCTGAATGATCCCACCTTCCTAACCAGGGTCTTGTATGTTTTTAAactctgttttgtatgtattttaatctCTGTTTTTTAACTCTGCTTTAAAATCGTTTCTATGTTGTGTGTTTGGAAgaggggttgattttaatggttttaaaacgTGATATTTTATCAtgcacattttaaattgttagccaccttggtgggaTTTCTAAGGCCAGAAACATGgggtaaaaattataattttaaaaatgtacagagGCAAAGGACTTTAAGCTGActtgggggaaaagatcactagtttagcatttttcaaaaaaacccacccaggtTGAGCTGaaacatcctgaggatgttttggggggaaaagctgtacggagttcttccccaaatgcTTTTCAAAACATCCTCAAGTTgttgtatttgtgttgtgcagcaAGCACCAGAGTCCCTCACTCTCTTTTGCTGCATCTTTTCTGTCTCCTTGGCAGGCCTATAACTCAGTAGCTCGGCCGTTACCCTGTCGCTTTGTTCTTCCCATCCATGTGGATCCCAATAGCTCCACTGGAAAGAATCTCCACCCCTTATCTTACACATCAGCAAGAGCTGTGAAAGAGGCTGATGGAAAGGTACGCACAGACTATGTGCTCCATTTGGGGTTTCTGGAGCGGGGCTGGGTTTTTTGCCTGATATTTCTAAAGGTGAATGtaaaggtagaagaagagtttggagattagagcgcacctgctcttaaccgctacaccacgctggctcccagctTGTGATCATCCACACTTGCAAAATGAACAGACTGGCGTAAATGCTGTCATTCTTGCTCAGAACCTGAGACCCTGCTGGGATTTTATTGGGTGAGTGGGGTTTTGCGTTATGAATAGGTTTGCTTTCAAAAAGAACCTTGCAAAACTAAGAATGTGGAATGGGATTATATTGCCTTAGCAGGAAGAAACGTTGGGTATGCAAATTTAGACCCACCTCTAAGATTGCTCAGCAGCTTTAATCTTCCTCATTCAATGCAAATAACAAATACCTGCTTTACATAAGATGCTATTGAAGTCATCTTCAGGAGATGACAACATGTCGATTCCTTTTCCAGATCTGGTGTACCTATGAAAGTCTACATGATGAGAACCTTCAGGAAGCAGGAGGCCTGGAATTCCCACAGATTAATTACGCTCGTTGCAATGGAAAGAAATACCATTTTGTTTATGGCACTGGCTTTGGTCACATGGTTGGAGACTCCCTGATTAAGCTCAACACAACTACCAAGGAGATGAAGGTGACAGCGTGGGTGGCCTGGAAGTTGTGTGCTAAATATAACCTCAGCTATTGGGGATGGAGGAAATATGGTGTCccgctctaggttgggaaattcctgatctCTGGGTGGGAAAGGTGGGCTCtgcctacaggaaaggggggagcaCTAACTACTGCAGATCTTTCGAGAATAAGCTTGCTAAAGGTTCTATGTAGCAGatctgtgcatgcacagtccaaatgtgtgcctgcacagagggacacttgatgaacaacagttacaggtaagtgcaacgttgtttttcttccagggaactgatctctgcagagaTCACTTGTAGTTCTGGAagaattccaccctccccacctctaGAGGTTGATGACCCCAGGGGGAGAAAAGAACCAACTTTGAAAAGCTGTATCAAAAGCCTGTTTTGATCCCTTCTTTTTTCCTGCTAGGTTTGGAAAGAGGAAGGCACATATCCTTCTGAGCCAGTGTTTGTTCCTGATCCCAGTGGCACTGAGGAAGACAGCGGAGTCATCTTGTCCGTAGTGGTCACAGCCAAACAggtagtttggggttttttttacttcttttaaaaaggcTCTTATTCACACTTTAATTTTAGGCTACAAAAATCTGGTAGCATTCTGCCCTCTAGTGAACGCTGTCATGTACAGCAGGTACAGTGTTGAGTTTTGAAGAGCTATGTCCTTGTATAGGTATCATGTTCTCCAGCCTTTCACCTTTCATTTGAGTTTTCCCAATTTACTGTGGAAGAATAGCCCTTCAAGTGATTATTGTGGGTGAGAAAGTAGCTGCCGTTTGTTTTTATCTATCCTTCTTGTTTCAGAATCAAGGCACCTTCCTTCTCATTCTCGATGCCAAGAACTTCAGTGAAATGGGCCGAGCAGAAGTTCCAGTGCAGATCCCCTACGGTTTCCATGGCATATTTATCCAGCATTAGCAGGGATAGTGTTTGTGGGGAGTGAGAGGACATAGCAGCAAGGAAAGATTTTGGATCTCAGCTATCCCCTCCTTTGTGGCCTTGGACAAAGTCAATATGTGCCTTGATTTTCTTTGCCTTTGCAGCACTGTTTGTGGGCTGCCCTGATCCATAAAGGTATTGTAAGGGAGAATATGTTTATGGTTGCAATGTGGATATTTTAGTGGATGATGGATAAATATTGCCCACACACAAAGCTTCAATCAAGAAACAGAAGGTTTAAGTTTGATTtattttgggtgggggtggaagttTAGTCTTTCATTCTTTATTCTTGTATTAATGTACTATAGTATGATTTTACTATGTGCGTGTGCCCAGAGCAGTTAACCATTAATTTTGTGGGTTTTAATGGAAATATTTACAGCAATTATCAATACACTTAAAaaattaatagaatcatagagttggaagcgaccacaagggccatcaagaccaaccccctgccatgcaggaacacacatggTGGCGGAGGATAGGTAAAATGTCAGAGAGGGTAGATGTTACAGTTCTTCTCCCTCTTCACTAAGTGCATCTGCATGTTTTTACCAACGGGAAGGTAATGCCCCATCTTTCCAGAACCTGAGGCAGGAGAAGGAAACCTCAagagtccattctgcacagcacaaacaagacgtctgggggacatcttaaaaagaggcaacttcatAATTTcattccacacacccaaaataagacatcctgaggatgtcttttaaaaagccgcctatcatttgttttccagatagcacaggtgtcagaggaggaaagaggctttttttcctgtctgactggtaagctctctggtcagtttcaccctctgcttgtgcccgatattttgaatgctgctgaaaggattctccctgtcgccatttgctgaagattgccccaAGACATTGCCCCAAGAGCctgttctgcaggctccaatcctgggtgccttttcagcccaaaaatgcacacagttgtactcagctcttcctgccaattccggcaatatatacttttcctttttaaatttttaattttggaggCGCTATTTTTGAAGATGCGCAGACACGCatgtgagaatcttagctgctcgaaGGACTCCCATCGAAAAGCTATGTATTTTTCAGTCAcggtcctctgagcagctaagattctcaaatgcgtgtctgcatatctttgaattCAGCTCCTCCAAgataaaaaacccccaaaacagtaAGGCTCCGGTTGATGACAGACAGGGCATCCAAAATGATAGATCCTTTGTATGGTTGTGACCCAAATGGTCTGATGGGTATATCTGGATATTTAACACAGTCTTGCATATAAATCCACAAACATTATCTGCAGTTTCCTAAACATTTTTGCATGCCTACAATAGACCCAGGTTAGTTATTTGTTTCTTACAAGGAAAGAGATGAAAAAGAGCATTGAAAGAACACAACAGTTCTATTTGGTTAAATCTCCCTGCTCAGAGGCAGTTTATGCTTGTCTCAGAAGACCAGGTGAGCAGTTATTATTTTCCTGCTGCTACAGCAGCAGTAGAAAAAAAGATATCAACTGTGCCAATTTATTCAGGCAAGACTGTATCatttccaacccccaccccaattcctttcctaaatcCTTTCCCTACTTCAAAAGCAAGAGAGAAGCTACTTCCACACAGAGATTCTGCTCCCATTTGCAGCAGCAACCGAGACTCTGCAGGAAAGTATCCTCACaccagccattttccccacccttgCTACTGGTGGGATtttgacaattttaaaaaataaattggcaTGGAGCCAGGACACTCCAAAAATACATTTACTGTCAGCTAAAATAAAATGGGCAAAGCTCACTCCTGTAGGGGATAAATGGCAGGGGCCAAGGGAAATGGGGAGAAAACCTATATCCATTCAGATCCCACTTGGGCTTTGAGTACAGCCTCTCTGGAGAAATTGTACCAAAGCAGGCTTTTCTGGGGTGGCAGTAGGGGAATGGCAAAGctaaggaaaagttgaaggtggaTGAAGGCAAGATGACATTTTGCAAAATCTCCCTCAAAACTTGCTGAGCTTAAGGGGTGGAATATGGAGCaaaagctaccctgtttccccgaaaataagacatcccctgaaaataagacagggtagaggttttgctgaagtgctaaatataaggcctcccctgaaagtaagacatagcaaagtttttgtttggaaggatgcccagcaaacagaacaccaggaaaaataagttatcccctgaaaataagacctagcgcatcttggggggcaaaaattaatataagacactgtcttattttcggggaaacacggttagtgtggaaacagccagagtagAGAAATTAGTAAAAATGGTGTGCAGTGCGAGGCTAACCGTGGATTCCCCCCAGACTCAGAGTTCCAGAAAGGCAGTGGCTGTTGGCAGGGAAGAAGCAGTCATGGTTGGGCTTTTGAAGATCATTACAAAGCTTCTTTCCATCTGCGGGCATTGTACCCTTGCCTGCGGCAGCCGCCGGGGCAGGTATTCCTCCTTTATAGGTGACGCTGTTCTCCTCTGTTTCATACAGTTTTATCTTGTAAAGAGCCCCTGTGGGCAAGTACCTCTGGAGGTTTTCCCAGATGAACACGGCAAGATTCTCTGTTGTGCTGCAGATTAGGGGAATGACAAATGCAGGAGAGAACATTAGTCTGGTTTGGGTCTTTTGTGGACATGACATTGAAAAGGTTACCGAGGGTCCACAGTTTGGTGGTAGAgcccttcctttgcatgcagaagatcccttgGCCATTTCCAGTTTAAatgattttgttgtttttgccatcaagtcacaactgacttatggcaaccccggaGGGGTTTAAAAGCAAGAGATGTCAGGAGGcgggtctgccattgcctgcctccgcattatgaccctggtagtccttggaggtttcccatccaaatacttgccagggtcagaactgagagtgtgtgtctggcTGAAAGtaattcagcaagcttccatggctccagtggggatttgaatctgggtatcCCAGGTATCCTCTGGGTATCCTCTGACATCTTAACCACGctaacaccatgctggctctcagttaaaggataaaaggtaaaggtagtccccctgtgcaagcaccaggccattactgacccatggggtgaggtCACATCTTGACGTTTCAGGATACCAAGTAAGAAATATTGAGGAAAACTTTTTCCTCTACTTGAGGCCAAAATAGACAATAGCAAGCTAGGTGGATTGAGCTGACTTGGCATAAAGTGCCTTCATAATGTATTGATTTTAATGCAGGACCTGAGtcatggggcgtttccccacttacctttgcttcccTTTGGTGCGCTCTACTCTCAGCGCATGGCATctctggcgtgcgcccaggcgtcATCAAAGGGCACCatttcgaggagcaccagggatgccgcacgctgagggggcgcgacaggagcagtgtcggggcggctgcgttgtcgccgctcctgtagtggggagtgccgggggaccccgcgctacttgagaagagtagcgcggggcttagaaTAAGAGGTAGGGGAAGGGCCATCGGACGGAGACTGACAACCTGGATTCACAGAGTGAATCCACCCGCAATCCATAGTGCATTCTGGATAAGTTCTAAGATGTTACTAGCCAGGGCAAATGGCTAACAAAACTGGGTTAAGTTCATATAAACAAGACCCCTGTGGCTGAATTTCTATCAGCCCAGAGTCCTGGCTACTTACCTTACAACATTGGCAAAATAGGGGATGTCTTGATCCAGGTCTTTTCTGTCAAGGGGCTCCATAATCACCTCCTGGGTAAAGGCAGAGAAGTACACTCAGTGGGGAATGATGCTGGGGTTGCAAAAGAAGATCAGAGAGGGCTTGAATGTGAGAAATCCATTCACTTTCCCCACTCAGGAAATTGGAATTTTGCTGGCAAGCCAAATCTTATTTTGAGTCTTTGGAAGGACCTTCTTTGTTTTCTCTTCACTTGACAACATGATACGACATCTATCATTGTTCTTGTTTATCTCACATGTGTTTCCTCTACTCCCCTGTCCCTGCCttgggtgcggggtggggggggtggggtggggggatcagtATGCTTTTCCAATGTGAAATTGCTCCAGTATAATAAAGCTTTTTGAAACTTTGCACTGTAAACCTGTGAGTCCCTCAGTAGTGACTAGGCCCATTCAAAAATAATACTGAAACAGGTGAGGTTTGTGTCCATTCAGTCATCAGCTATTTTATCACCCAAAAGCTGGGCAGGGCAGTGAAGAGGCTCAGCAGAACTGGGCAAGGGAAACATCTCTCAAGTGACTTTCCATTTTTGTGCCACCAACCTCCCATCTCTGCAGAACTAATGCATTTACCTTCATGTATGCTTTCAAATCTGTCAAGTCTACCACCATCCCAGAAGTGGGATCGATCTGGAAAGAAGATGAATGGGCACATCAGCAATCTGTTTTGGGTAACAGGAATTGCTTTTTGGCATTTGAGGCAGCTGCTGAAGATATTtacaggcagaagaagaagaaaggagagcttggatttatatccccctttctctcctgtaaggagactcaaaggggcttacaatctccttgcccttcccccctcacaacaaacaccctgtgaggtaggtggggctgagagagctccgaagaacagtgactagcccaaggtcacccagctggcctatgtgttggagtgcacagggtaatctgaatttcctggataagcctccacagctcaagtggcagagcggggaatcaaacctggttcctccagattagagtacacctgttcttaaccactacaccgctgctgAAGGCAAACACCAGAGCCACATTAACAGGACAGAGTCACAGTGTTGGACTGAGTGGGCATGAAGCATATTGTTACGGCTTCAATGGTTAGCTCAAAGGCCTTCTTTGTGGCTCTCTGACATGTCACAAGGTGGCATGCCCAGTTCATTTCATGGCTACCTTGTTGCATGAGTGGGCAATCTGTGAGTATTTTACATGGCCCGTGCTCTCCATTCAGAATATTGGGAAGTTGACACTGCTGGAATTGCTGCAATAATAAAGCTGCTTTTCCCCCAGTTTGTAATATAAaccg
Coding sequences:
- the LOC125441767 gene encoding 6-pyruvoyl tetrahydrobiopterin synthase-like, which produces MQTSASGMKPARIATFSRIETFCASHKLACKLLSDAENQKLFGKSSRRHGHNYKVVVTVRGEIDPTSGMVVDLTDLKAYMKEVIMEPLDRKDLDQDIPYFANVVSTTENLAVFIWENLQRYLPTGALYKIKLYETEENSVTYKGGIPAPAAAAGKGTMPADGKKLCNDLQKPNHDCFFPANSHCLSGTLSLGGIHG